From Salmo salar chromosome ssa04, Ssal_v3.1, whole genome shotgun sequence, one genomic window encodes:
- the LOC123723850 gene encoding ubiquitin carboxyl-terminal hydrolase 37 — MYQSSLDIDMACFCWCKKKKRQKANSIDVEQKTRKKNESGTSSPSPIPSERNVSVTSDPSPSDQLSSLHPPSSPVKCSSQPCSPEKQPSVPRSPAKHPSPVKSSPVVSRPSFPSPTNPLDCHGDTSHEGTTVRPLSLQDHSSPRPQRPVSATRGSEERGALVNMELLGLPNIGNTCFLNATLQCLLVLPSFSKEILHQEQLWSCSPFSNLLRCLSDVHRLGLPDNGANQASKADLMWKVKYSLSGYDLKYLGDTQQDAHEFLVNMLCQLKEEGMILKTLGVSYTCPVSQLEFQLVSVRTCTSCGRESSTREDYNHLSLDFSPERTLLSSLALTFKGKKVEFTCEGCKGLYASKVEQFHTLPLVLVLHLKRFGRPGGWRSWRLLFCFLRS, encoded by the exons ATGTATCAGTCTTCATTGGATATTGACATGGCTTGTTTCTGCTGGTGCAAAAAG AAAAAACGTCAGAAAGCAAATTCAATTGATGTGGAGCAGAAGACAAGAAAGAAGAATGAGAGTGGcacttcatccccctctccaatTCCATCTGAACGGAATGTCTCCGTCACCTCTGACCCTTCACCCTCTGAccaactctcctccctccatccaccttCCTCTCCTGTTAAATGTTCCTCTCAGCCTTGCTCTCCTGAAAAACAGCCCTCTGTACCCCGGTCACCTGCCAAACACCCTTCCCCAGTGAAATCCTCACCAGTGGTGTCCCGCCCTAGTTTTCCCTCTCCTACCAACCCTCTGGACTGTCATGGAGACACCAGCCATGAGGGCACAACAGTCAG acCTCTGTCTCTTCAGGACCACTCTAGCCCAAGGCCCCAGAGGCCAGTCTCAGCCACCAGAGGGTCAGAAGAACGGGGGGCACTGGTCAACATGGAACTTCTTGG GTTGCCTAACATTGGCAACACTTGCTTCCTTAACGCCACCCTGCAGTGCCTCCTGGTCCTGCCGTCCTTCTCAAAGGAAATCCTGCACCAGGAACAACTCTGGAGCTGCTCCCCCTTCTCCAACCTGCTCAG GTGTCTGTCTGATGTGCACCGTTTGGGTCTACCTGACAATGGGGCAAACCAGGCCTCAAAAGCAGACCTCATGTGGAAGGTCAAGTACTCCTTGTCGGGATATGATTTGAAGTATCTGGGTGACACGCAACAG GACGCACACGAGTTCCTTGTGAATATGCTGTGCCAGCTGAAGGAGGAGGGCATGATACTGAAGACACTCGGGGTGAGCTATACCTGCCCTGTTTCCCAGCTGGAGTTCCAGCTTGTGTCGGTGCGCACATGTACCAG CTGTGGGCGCGAGTCGTCCACCAGAGAGGACTACAACCACCTCTCGTTGGACTTCAGCCCTGAGCGCACATTGCTGAGCAGCCTAGCACTCACTTTCAAA GGCAAAAAGGTTGAATTCACATGTGAGGGCTGTAAAGGCCTCTACGCCTCAAAGGTGGAGCAGttccacacactgcctct tGTGCTGGTTCTGCATCTGAAGAGGTTTGGACGCCCTGGGGGTTGGAGAAGCTGGAGGCTCCTCTTTTGTTTCCTTCGGAGCTGA
- the LOC106599740 gene encoding ubiquitin carboxyl-terminal hydrolase 25 isoform X2, producing MVPQLHSANPQAPSIQGSIPQTLASQVSSPPGEAKDSTLCCSDSNDQEPGKVLLTASVKQQPVKSVNGYYQLTGVVSHLGGSAYSGHYISDILHASGNWFCCNDSQVSMSNEATVLRTRARSAYMLFYMFRA from the exons ATGGTGCCACAGCTGCACAGTGCCAACCCACAGGCCCCCAGCATCCAGGGGTCCATCCCCCAGACCCTCGCCAGCCAAGTCTCCAGCCCACCTGGAGAGGCCAAAGACAGCACCCTCTGCTGTTCAG ATTCAAATGACCAGGAACCAGGGAAAGTGCTGCTGACAGCCTCAgtg AAGCAGCAGCCAGTGAAGTCAGTGAATGGTTACTACCAGCTGACTGGCGTAGTCTCTCATTTGGGAGGCTCCGCATACTCCG GGCACTACATTAGTGACATCTTGCATGCCAGTGGAAACTGGTTCTGCTGTAACGACAGCCAGGTGTCAATGTCCAATGAAGCCACTGTGCTGAGGACCAGAGCCCGGAGTGCCTACATGCTCTTCTATATGTTCAG GGCTTGA
- the LOC106599740 gene encoding ubiquitin carboxyl-terminal hydrolase 37 isoform X1 gives MVPQLHSANPQAPSIQGSIPQTLASQVSSPPGEAKDSTLCCSDSNDQEPGKVLLTASVKQQPVKSVNGYYQLTGVVSHLGGSAYSGHYISDILHASGNWFCCNDSQVSMSNEATVLRTRARSAYMLFYMFRYCLLSPSIFLCCYICVRFLSPYRA, from the exons ATGGTGCCACAGCTGCACAGTGCCAACCCACAGGCCCCCAGCATCCAGGGGTCCATCCCCCAGACCCTCGCCAGCCAAGTCTCCAGCCCACCTGGAGAGGCCAAAGACAGCACCCTCTGCTGTTCAG ATTCAAATGACCAGGAACCAGGGAAAGTGCTGCTGACAGCCTCAgtg AAGCAGCAGCCAGTGAAGTCAGTGAATGGTTACTACCAGCTGACTGGCGTAGTCTCTCATTTGGGAGGCTCCGCATACTCCG GGCACTACATTAGTGACATCTTGCATGCCAGTGGAAACTGGTTCTGCTGTAACGACAGCCAGGTGTCAATGTCCAATGAAGCCACTGTGCTGAGGACCAGAGCCCGGAGTGCCTACATGCTCTTCTATATGTTCAGGTACTGCTTACTCTCGCCATCTATATTCTTGTGTTGCTATATATGTGTACGGTTCCTTTCACCCTACAGGGCTTGA